GCCGTGGGCGGGAACCGCGCCCTGCATCGACGTGCGTTGCTCGCCAACGATCCGCACCTCGCGCTGCAGATGCCGGGCGTCTGGTACCTGCTCGACCTGCACGCGCCGGGCTTCCACGTTGCCGGAGCGACGCTCCCGGGCTGCCCGGGGATCGTGCTCGGCCACAACGAGCGCATCGCATGGGGCGCGACCGACGGCACCGTCACGTCGCTCTCCGCGTTCTTGCCACCGGCTAGGCTCGATCCGGCCGGCTGGCACACCGAGCGCTTCTCGGTGCGTTTCGGGCGTGAGGTGACGAAGCGCTACTATCGCACCGCGCGCGAGTTCGGTACGCCGACTGCAGACGGGCGCTTCGTGCTCGTGCACTGGAACGCGTACGACGACCCCGTGACGCCGGCGCAGACGTTCATCGATCTCAATCGCGCGGAGTCGATCGAAGCCGCGACCGCGACCCTCGCGAAGTTTCCGGGACCAACGCAAAACTTCGTCCTGGCCGACACGAGCGGGCGGGCCGCGTATCAGCTCGCGGGCCAGATCCCCGACGATCCGGTGCGTGCGCGCTGGCTGCATCCGCCGAGCGACCTGTCGCGCAACTATCCTGCGATTCCGTTCGCGCGGCTGCCGAGGGTAACCGCGTCGCGCGATGCCGTCGTGTGGACGGCAAACAACAAGATGTATCCCGGCGCCTTTCCGCTGCCGCTGAGCCCGCAGTTCGCGCCGCCGTATCGCGCGTATCGCATCGCGCAGCTGCTGCGCGCGCGCCGCGCGTACGACGTTGGGTACTTCACCGCGATGCAGATGGACGCGCTCTCGCTGCCCGAACGCGAGCTCGCGCGCGACGTCGCACCGCTGCTGCGCGCCAGGGACGCCGCGCTGGCCGCCGATCTCGCGCGCTGGAACGGCGTGATGGACGGCGACTCGACGACGGCCACCGTCGCCGAGGGCCTGCGCTCGGAGCTGACGCATCGCACGACCGGGCGCGTTCCGACGCTGCTCGCGACGCCGATCTCACCGCAGGCGCTGCGCGCGGCCGCGCTCCCGTCTCCCGCGCCGTGGCGCGAAGCCGGAGCGGTGCCGGTGATGCATGCGCTGTCTTCCCTGGGCATCAGCTTCCTCGACGGCACGACGCTGCCCGGATATGGCGACGCGCTCACGCTGCACGTGCAATATCCCGGCTACGGGCAGAGCTTCCGCGCGGTGTGGGATGTGGGGAACTGGGACGCCGGCGGCATCACGCTGCCGCAGGGCGAGTCGGGTGAGATCGGCTCGGGCCACTACACGGACCAGGCGCAGGCGTGGATCGCCGGCCGCCTCTGGCCGCTGCCCTTCAGCGACGCCGCCGTCCAGGACACCGCCGTTGCGCGCGAGACGCTGGCGCCTTGATTCGCCGGGTCGAGGACGAGCGCGACTTTCAGGCCTTCCACGAGCTGTTAGTCGAGTACGAGGCGGACTTGACGCCGGTGCTCCGGCACGGCTCGGTTCCCAGCGTCGACGAATTGGAACGAGTGTATCGCGGGCGCAGCGCCGCGTTCTTGGCGGATCGGGCGGGTCAGATTGTCGGCTGCGTGGCCGTGACGGAGCTGGACGCGCGGACGGGCGTGATCATGCGGCTCTTCGTTCGGCCGGAGAGCCGCGGCGCGGGCGTGGCGCGCGCACTCGTGCTGCGCGCGCTAGAGTTTCTAGAAACCGCGGCGTATAGCCGCGTCGTCCTCGACACCGATAAGGAGCAGCTGCCCGCGGCGTACCGCCTCTATCAGTCGGTCGGATTTTCCGAGTGCAGTCCTTACACGACGGTAAGCTATCCCTGCCCGACCTTCATGGAGCGCCGCGTTGGAAGCCACAAGAAATAGCCGACGATCGGATTTGAACCGATAACCTATCGCTTACGAAGCGATTGCTCTACCGTTGAGCTACGTCGGCCGGGCCGCCCGTCTTTCCACGGCGCCGGGCGCGCCCCTCCCCCGAAAGCGGGTGGCGGCCGACGGTATTTTTGAGCGGTCTTTGATAGCGTCGCCCGCGTCGCGGCGCCATGATCTTCTTTACTATGAAACGCGCTTCGCTGTTCACCCTGCTCATCGCGTTGGCGGCGCCGGCGTTCGCACTGGCCGATGAGAACGCGACGTACCACGGTCCGCTCAGCGCCTCGGAGAAGGCCTTCGTCGCAACGATGGCGGCCGATCTGATGGCGCGCTATCCGACCGCGGCCGACGCCGAAAAGGCCGGCTACGTCCGCTACACGAGCGAAGACGACACCGGCGCGATCAGCTACGCCAACCTGCAATGGCAATCGTCCGACGCTCGTCATCCGAGTCAGCTCTGGTACGATAAGAACGGCTTGTTGATGGGCGCGGATTACTCCGTGCTCGTAAGCTCGAGCGCCGCACGACCGCAGCTCTGGGGCGTCAACCCCGGAAGATGGGTCGAGTTCGACGGCCACGTTCATTGGGTGACGCGCGATCCCGCGACGAGCAAGGTCACTTACGACGGCTGGGCCTGGGACAAGGCGTTCGCCGCGGCGGGCGGGAACCCGCAGCATCCAACCGCCGCGACGCTCGTGGCGATGAACAAGGTCTCAAACGCCGATCAGGTCACCACGATCTTTCACTTTCCGGCGATATGGGATCTCATCGTCTGGGTGAAGCCGAATCCGAACGGCGCGTTCGCGTGGAAGAACCCGACGGTTACGCCGTAGCTTACTTCGCGTCGGCGTCGTGAAAGGTGCCGCGCTTCGCGCTCTCGTCTAGCTCGAGGTCGTCGAGCAGGTAGTAGACGATCTTGCGGTCGGGAAATCCGATCTTCACCAGCGATCGCCCGTCGATCTCGACGACCTCGTGCACGTGCCCCACGCGCCCGGCGTATGCGTAGTTGACGTCCGTGTAGTTCGGATCGCCCGGCTGAGGATGCGGAATGGCCTTGACGCCGCGCAGCGGCGTACGGTGCCTATGCATGGGCGCGAGGTTCGACGCGCCGGCCTGCGAAGCATCGCCCATGATCATCGAATATCGAGGCAAGCGGCCGCGCGTCGCGGCGTCGGCGTTCGTCGCGCCCACCGCCGTGTTGATCGGCGACGTCGAGATCGGGCCGGAATCGAGCGTCTGGTTCGGCGCCGTGCTGCGCGGCGACAACGGCCCGATCCGCGTCGGCGCGCGCACGTCGGTGCAGGACAATGCGGTCGTGCACGTGAGCGAGCGCGGCCAGACGATCATCGGCGACGACGTGACCGTCGGGCACTGCGCAGTGATGGAGGATTGCACGATCGGGCGTCACGCGCTGATCGGGAGCAACGCCACGCTGCTCAACGGCTGCACCGTTGGCGAGCGTTCGCTGATCGCCGCCGGCAGCGTCGTCGGGGAGAACACGCCGATACCAGCCGGCGTCGTCGCGGCCGGCGCGCCGGCCAAGGTGAAGAAAACGCTCGAAGGCGAGGCCGCAAGCTGGATCGAGAGGGCGTCCGAGGCGTACGTGACGCTATCGCGTTCCTATCTGGAAAATCAGCAGCGCGTTGAGACCTAGGATCGCTACCGTCGCGACGGTGGCGAGCCCGGTCACCCAGCGACGGTTGGCCATCGCGCCCATCGTGTCGCGACGCGATGTGAGGATGAGAAGCGCGATCATCGGCACCGGCAGCACGAAGCTCAGCACGACCTGACTGATGATCAGCGTCTGCGTGACGTTGAGGCCCAGCGCGACCACGACGACGGCGGGCGCCATCGTTACGAGGCGACGCAGCCACAGCGGCACGGCGAAGCCGACGAAGCTCTGCATGATGACCTGCCCGGCCATCGTGCCGACGACGGAGCTCGAGATTCCCGACGCCATCAGCGAGACGAGGAACACGAGCGCAGCGAGGCTGCCGAGCAGCGGCGTCAACGTGCGATAGGCGGTCGTGATGTCGGCCACGTTCGCGTGTCCCCTCGAGTGAAAGACGGCCGCCGCCATGTACATCATCGCGAGGTTGACGAGGCCGGCGATCGTCAGCGCGATGACGACGTCGAAGTAGGCGAATCGAACGATTTTTCCGACGTGCCCGGGCTGCTCCGGGACGATCCGATCCTGCGTGAGCGCCGAGTGCAGATAGATCGCGTGCGGCATCACCGTCGCGCCGACGATGCCCACCGCGAGCAAGATGCTCGACGACCCGCCGAGCCACGGCACCACCGAGTGATAAAGGACCTCGCTCCAGTTCGGCTTGGCTAGCAGCGTCTCGAGGACGTAGCATATTGCGATGATGCCGACGAGCGAACCGATCACGACCTCCATCGTGCGGAACCCGTACCGGTGCAGGGCTAGGATCGCATAGGTCACGATGCCGGTGACGATCGCCCCGATCAGCATCGGCACGTGAAACAGCAGGTAGAGCGCGATGATGACGCCGAGGAACTCGGCGAGGTCGGTCGCCATCGCGCCGATCTCGCTGACGATCCACATCCCGAGCGAGACGGAGCGCGGCGTGTGCTCGCGAGAGAGCTCGGCGAGGTTCTTGCCGGTCGCGATGCCGAGTTTCGCCGACAGGCCCTGAAATAGCATCGCCATCAGGTTCGCGAGTACGACCACCCAGAGCAGCCGATAGCCGAAGCCGGCGCCGCCCTGAATGTTCGTGGCGAAGTTGCCCGGGTCCATGTACGCGACCGACGCGACGAACGCCGGCCCGGTGAACGGCAGCAGCGCGCGCCAGCCGCGGCGGGTGCCGGCGAGCACCTCGCGCGCGGCGGCGACGGTGCCCGAGCTGCTCGTGCCGAGGCCGTAGCTACGTTCCAATGCGCACCAGTGCAGCGTGACTGCGGCGCAGCGAGACGCTGCGCACTCCGCGGCGCACGCGCACACCACTGCGATCGTTTTGCTCGACGCGCAGCATCGAGCCGGGAAGTATGCCGGCCGCCGCGATCGCCGCGACCGCCTCGTCGTCGCGATCATCGAGGCTGACGACGCGCGCTCGCGCTCCCGCCGCAAGCGTGTCGAGCGTGGCGAGCGGCTTCGTGCGCGGCAAGGTGTCGCCGTAAGGAATCGGATGACCGTGCGGATCGCGCTGTGGTCGGCCGAGCATCGTCGCGATGCGCAGCGCGAGGTCATCCGAGACGACGTGCTCGATGCGCTCCGCCTCGGCGTGCACACGCTCGAGCGGCACGCGCAGCGAGCGGTGCAGGAACGTCTCGAGGAGACGATGGCGCCGCACCATCGCTACGGCCAACTTGTTGCCGCGCCGCGTCAGGCGCAGCGGGGAGGAGGGCGTCGAATCCGCCTCGAGCAAGCCGTCCTGCTCCAGCTGTCGCTTGGCCTTGCTGACCGAGACGCGGCTCACTCGCAGATAGCGCGCCAGCGCTGCGGCGCGCACCGGCTCGCCGGCGCCCAGCTGAAAGATCGCCTTCACGTAGTCTTCTCGGGCGCGCGAGTGCGAGCGGTCCGTGCCGACCATCAGGAGATCCGGTTTGCCTTTGTTAGCCATGGGTAACGCTAACCATGGTTAACAGGGTTTGGGGCGGCGCGCCGTCGCCCCTTCCGCTCGACTTTTTGCTAGCCGGCCTTGAGCAGGGTTACGCTTCGCTTGGGGTCGATCAGCTTGAGCTTGCCGCCCGGCACCGGCCGGGCGCCCTCGACGATGAGCGCGCGCACCTGTATCGGCGTGAGCGACGGATCGATCGCGAACAGCTTGGCCGCGAGGTTGGTCACGTTGGGAGACGCCATCGACGTGCCCGAGAACTTGACCGTGTAGCCCTGCGGGATCTTGCTCGGCACGTGGTAGCCGTCGGCGTAAACGGCGACGGTCTGCCCATAGCTCGTGAAGCCCGTCGGATCGCCGGCCTGGTTGACGGCGCCCACGGTGATGAGGTTCGGATAGACGAGCGACGCGGGAACGTCCTGGGCGAATGCCGCGTCGTTGTCGCCGTTGCCCGCTGCGGCGACGAACAGCGTGCCCGGCGTGCGTGCGATCATGTTGGCGACCGCGGTGCGCCAAATCACGTAAAGGGCTTTGGCCTTCGCCTCCCGCTGTTTGGCGTCGCCGGCCGGATCCGTTTTCGCCAGCCACTGCTCGAACTCGCTCACCTGGTCGCCCCAGCTCATGTTCACGACGCGAACGTCGTTATCGCGGAAGAACGCGCCGATGAGCGCGAAGTTGGCGGCCATCCGGTTCGCCCACTCGACGGTCGGCGCGAACGCGAGGTTCGGCAGATTGTCGTCGAAGCGCGCGACGACGATGCGCGCCCCGGGATTCCCGCGCGAGGCGATGCCAGCAACGTGCGAGCCGTGCGAATACTCCCCGACGAAGTCCATCTCGTGCTCGAAGGCCTCGTCCTGCGCGACGTTGAGCGAGCGCAGGTATGCCTGCGCCGCCGAGGCTTCGGGCGAGACGATGCCGCTCTGCATGTCGCTCGTGCCGGTCATTAGGTTCACGAGCTTCGGATAGTCGGCGGCGACATTCGCGGGCAACGGATAGGTATCCGACGTCGACGGCGTGCCGTCGTCGGCGAACGCGAGGCCGTGCTGTTGCGCGGAATCTCCGCCGTACATCAGCCCCGGATAATCGTGCGGATCGACGCCGGAATCGAGGATGCCGATGCGCACCGGCATTTTGACCTGCGAGGCGCGCAGCGTCACGTCGCGCGCGGCCCAGATGTCGGGCTTCATCACGTTATGCCTGGCGATGTATGCGTCGAGGATCTTCGCGTCGACCGGCAGGAACGGCAGCAGCGCCAGCTGCGCCCGCGTCTGCACCAGATCGCGAGCCGAAGGCCCGTCGAGCGTGCCAGTCTTGGCGGCGATCGGATCGAGGTCGTGGCCAACCCGGCCGACGATTTGATCGCGCGTTGCGACGGGCTCGAAGCCGGCAGTCGCCTTTACCGAGTCCTGGACGACGCTCCACGGCAGCGGCGCGACGGCCGCGCGATCGGCTGCGGCAAAAACCGCGTTCAGCGAGGTCCCGCTAGTCTTCTGAGCGGTGAGCGCGTTTACGTAGACGAGTTGTAGCCTTCCGGCAAGCAACGCGCGATCGGGCTTGCTCTGCACCGCGCGCAGCTGCGCGACTGTTCCGCGTGCGCCCGCGGCGTCGCCCGCGAGGACCTGCCCGGCCAGCCGCGTCGACAGATACTCGCTCAACGTGGCCTTATCCCGAATCTCATACGTCGCCAGCGTTCTATTGACGTCGCTTTCGACCGCTCGCAGAAACGCCGCGAAGGTCGCATCCGAGGCGACGACGAGCTGCGACGGCGGCGTCGCCATGGAATAGGAAAAACGCGGGAGCTGCGTCTCGTCGGTGACGACGGTGCGAGCGGTTTGCGCGGCGGCCGGGTTCGCGAGGCCGACGAGGCACGCCAAAATAGAAAAACAGATGCCGCGAATCACAAGGCCCTTTTACGGGCTGGGATAGTGCGACTCATCCCCGTATGGCAAAAACAGCGTATATTCGCGCTGGAAGCGCAGCTTGACGGCGCCGGTCGGCCCGTTGCGATGCTTAGCGATGATGAACTCGGTGAGGTCCGGCTCGGGAGTCTCCGGATTGTAGTAACCGTCGCGATACAAGAACGAAACGACGTCCGCCTCCTGTTCCAACGAGCCGGAATCGCGTAAATCTGCCAGCATCGGGCGCTTTTCGCTGCGGATCTCGACGCCGCGGTTGAGCTGCGCGAGCGCGATGATCGGCACGGCGAGATCCTTGGCGGTCATCTTCAGCGAGCGGCAGATCTCCGAAAGCTCCTCATTACGGTTGGTGTTGCGCGAGAGCGCCGCGGGCCGGACCAGTTGCAGGTAGTCGATGAAGATCGCCGCGAGTCCAACGGTGGACTTCAGGCGGCGACAGCGGCTGCGCACGTCGCTAATCGTCAGCGCGCCGAGGTCGTCGAGATAGAGCGGCAGCTCGTTGAGCTCGCCCATCGCGCGCGAGATGTCTTCCCATTGATGGGCCTTGATGTTGCCGCGGCGCATGTCGTTCATCGAGATGCGCGCCTCGGCGCAGATCAGGCGCTGGATCAGCTCGCTGTTAGACATCTCGAGCGAGAAGAACGCGATCGGCTCCGCCTCGACGCGAGCCGCTGCGACCGCCATGTTGAGCGCGAACGACGTCTTGCCCATGCCCGGCCGCGCCGCGATGATGACGAAGTTGCCCGGCTGGAATCCGGTGGTCATCGCGTCGACGTCACGATAGCCCGACGTGAGACCCGTTCGATCGCCGCGCTGGTGGAACAGCCTATCGATGTGGTCGAACGCGTCCTTCATCAGGCGGCTGACCGGCATGAACTCCGTGACGCCGCGTCGCTCGCCGATCGTGTAGACGAGCTGTTCGCTGCGGTCGAGCGCCTGCGCTACGTCCTCTTCGCCTTCGTAGCCGAGCTGCGTGATCTCCGTGCCGGCGTGGATCAGCGAGCGCAGGACGGACTTCTCGCGAACGATCGTCGCGTAGTAGCGGGCCGAACCCGCGGTCTGTACCGTGTCCATCAGCGCGCTGATGTACGAGAGGCCGCCGACGCGCTCGAGAACGTTGCGGCGCCGCAGCTCCTCGCCGACCGTGATCTTATCGAGCGGCTCGCCGCGCTCGTAGAGTTCGTACAGCACGCCGAAGATCGTCTCGTGCACGTGCGCATAGAAGTCGCTCGGGCGAACGATCTCGCCGACCGCGGCGAACATCTGTCGGTCGACGAGCACGGAGCCGATGACCGCCATCTCTGCCTCGAGGTTGTGCGGCGGGATGCGGTCGATGGTCGACGGAAGCGGTTGTGCGGTCATGGCCGCGTGCGGAGTCCGGCGCCCCGGTGGTGAAGGCCTTGTGAGCCCCTTGTGGGTTGGCTGTGCATAGCCTCGATTTTATGGGGACAGTGTGCCACACGTAGTGGCACTCGCCTCACCCCTGTGCGGGCGGAATCGACTGCGGATAGCGGAAGACGTTGTCCGGGTCGTATTTGAGAGTTGCGCTCTAGCGCCGCGACGAGGTTTTTCGACGGCGTGACAGCTCGCGCAACACGTGCTCAACGCTTGCAACGCCGGCGACCTTCAGCCCGGCTAGCACGCGGTCGACTTCGCGCAGGTTCTCGCGCGGCAGCAGCACCGTTCGCATCCCCGCCTGACGCGCGGCGTAGAGCTTTTCCACGATGCCGCCCACGGCGCGCACCTTGCCCTGAATCGAGAGTTCGCCCGTCACCGCGACGTCTTGCGGCAATGGCGTCCGCGTGACCGCGGAGTACAGCGCGAGAAAGATCGCGAGGCCCGCCGATGGTCCGTCGATGTTGCCCCCGCCGACGACGTTGATGTGCAAATCGAAGTCGGCGGTGTCGAGGCCCGTCATCGCGCGCAGCACGCTCGTCGCGTTGAACACCGAGTCCTTGGCCATCGATCCGGCCGTGTCGTTGAAGCGGATCGTGCCCTTGCCCTTCAGCGATGCGGGAAATGCGACCGCCTCGATCTCGATGATGCTTCCGAGATGGTGCAACACGCCCAGTCCAAAGCTCTTGCCGATCTCGCGCCTCGCGCGGCCCTTCACCAGCGTGTGCTGCACGAGGCGGCTCGCGCGCACGACCGCGTGCACGTCGTCCTCCGTGATCGACGGCTTCTTCACCGCGCCGTCGACGTGGCGGCCCGGATGCAGGCGATACAGCGCTTGGCCGTAGGCGTCGGCAACGATCTGCACAGCCTTGCGCCCCTCGATCGTGTATGACGCCACCAGCTGCACGACGCGCTGCGCGGCGCGCGCGCCGAGGCGCTTGATCGCGCCCGTCACGATCGAAACGATCTGATGCTGCGTTAGCGGCGCGAAAAAGATCTCCGCGCAACGCGAGCGGATCGCCGGATCGATGTCGTCGGGGTCGCGCGTCGTCGCGCCGATCAAAATGAAGTCGGCGGGCGCGCCCTCGCGGAACAGCCGCTTTACGTATTCCGGCACGTTCGGCGCGCTCTCGTCGTAATACGACGACTCGAACGTCACGCGCTTATCCTCCAGCACCTTGAGCAGCCGCAGCTGCAGCGGGCCGTCCATCTCGCCGATCTCGTCGATGAAGAGCACGCCGCCGTGAGCGCGCGTCACCAGCCCGAGCTTCGGCTCGGGAACGCCCGCGTCGGCGAACTCGCGCCGGCTTCCCTGATAGATGGGATCGTGCACGCTGCCGAGTAGCGGATTGACCGTCTCGCGCGGATCCCAGCGCAGCGTCGTGCCACTGGCCTCGACGAACGGCGCGTCCTTCGCGAATGGCGTGTAGGGCCGCGACTTTGCGACCTCGAGTACGAGACGCGCGACCGTCGTCTTGCCGACGCCCGGCGGTCCGTAGAGGATCGTGTGCTGCGGATACGGCGAGCTGATCTTCGCCAGCAGCGCGCGGATCGCGCCCTCCTGTCCGACGACCTCGCGCAGCGTCTGAGGACGCAACTGGCGCAGCGCGGACGCCGCGAGGCTGCGCTGCGAGAGCGCGTTGAGCTCCTCGAGCTTAGCCTGCGATGCCGGCGTCTCGGGGCCGCCTGTTTCGCGCAGCGCCTCGAGCTTGAGATCCTTGACGTACTCCTGGTGGCGCTCGGTCATCTTCTCGTTGACGCGCTTGTCGATCGAGTCTTCGGCGTGGCGCTGCGCGATGACGTCGGCCATCGCCTCCTCGATCTCCGCGAGCGTCTTGCGCTGCTGCGCGCGCGTCGTCGCGCGCTCAAGAGTCGGATCTTCGAAGACGAGGCGCTGCAGCCCGCACAACCGGTCGGGCAGGTTCTGCGAGCGCATCATCTTGAGGGCGTTTACCTTGCCCGCGCGCAGCACGACCTTGTCCTGGCCGAGTACGGACGACAGCATTTCGTACAGGGCGCCGACGTAACGGCTCATCTCGTCTTCGACGCCGAACTTGCGGCGAAAGCGCGCCGCATAAACCTGGGGCATACCCTAAGCCGAAACGACGTCCACGGTGGCCTTGGCCACGACGCTGCGGTGCAGCTTGATCGCGACGGGATACGAGCCGAGCGCCTTGATCTGCCCGCTCAGCTCGATCTTGTGCTTGTCGATGTCGACCGACAGCGCACCGGCGATCGCGGCCGCAACGTCGGCGTTGGTGACCGCGCCGAAGAGCTTCCCGTTGCCGCCGGCCTTGGCTTTGACGGCTAGCTTCGCGGACTCGAGCCGCGCGGCGAGCGCCTTGGCTTCTTCGAGCTCCTGCAGGTCGCGCCGCTCGCGGGCCTTCTGCTGCGCGTCGCGCTGCGCGAGCGCGCCCTTGCCGGCCTCATCCGCGAGCTTCCGGGGCAGCAGATAGTTGCGCGCGTAACCGTCGGCGACGTCCACGACGTCCCCACGCTTGCCCAGCGCGGCAACGTCGCGCAAGAGGATCAGCCGCACGAAAGGCCTATTCCGAGCCGAACGGGAGGAAGGCGATCAGTCGGGCGCGCTTGACGGCCGTCGTCAGCATACGCTGGTGCTTGGCGCAGTTGCCGGAGATCCGCCGGGGAACGATCTTGCCGCGTTCGGAGACGTAGCGCTTGAGCCGGGGCACGTCGCGGTAGCTGACCGCGATGGCCCGATCGGTGCAGAAGCTGCATGGCTTACGCTTCGGGCGCCGCTCTTTGACGGCGCGTTTGAGCTTGGTTGGCATGGTGTCCTTTCGACTAGGTGGTTGCCGGTCCGGGTGTCCCTGTTCGGGGTCCGGACCCTAGCCAGGTGACGCCCTAAAAGCGGCCGCCACCACCGACCCCGCGCATCGCACAGGGCTGGATTTTGAACGTATGTTCGGGCCTCCGCGGGTGCGCCCTGCCCAATTCAATGACGGCCCGCTCGCAATGGTGTATACTGCATGGGTTACCCAGGTTTCGAGGCCCGCTAGAGTCCAGAAAGCGAGTCGGATCCGGAGAACAAGTCACCCCAAGATTTAGGAGATTCGCTCGTTTAATGTATACAGATGAAATGCTCACGTGCGTAGAC
The sequence above is drawn from the Candidatus Binatia bacterium genome and encodes:
- a CDS encoding penicillin acylase family protein; protein product: MKTLGRLAIAALVVIAVLALGFALNVVLGMRSHARDTGTISGLRLRAQVQILRDDRGVPHVIASNEHDLFFAQGYVEGSDRLFQMDTLRRYILGELAEVYGSRALPADQTERAIPVRAIVQTQWQWLPARSREILGAFSDGVNAAMEREPLPVEFRILNYRPAPWTPRDSLAVAMVTVLDLIDDWDAIARRDRAYRRGGLALLDARYPFTDPCYDAPVLAGLVRIAPGPLCRRGVAALERQLGDARPPIGSNEWAVGGNRALHRRALLANDPHLALQMPGVWYLLDLHAPGFHVAGATLPGCPGIVLGHNERIAWGATDGTVTSLSAFLPPARLDPAGWHTERFSVRFGREVTKRYYRTAREFGTPTADGRFVLVHWNAYDDPVTPAQTFIDLNRAESIEAATATLAKFPGPTQNFVLADTSGRAAYQLAGQIPDDPVRARWLHPPSDLSRNYPAIPFARLPRVTASRDAVVWTANNKMYPGAFPLPLSPQFAPPYRAYRIAQLLRARRAYDVGYFTAMQMDALSLPERELARDVAPLLRARDAALAADLARWNGVMDGDSTTATVAEGLRSELTHRTTGRVPTLLATPISPQALRAAALPSPAPWREAGAVPVMHALSSLGISFLDGTTLPGYGDALTLHVQYPGYGQSFRAVWDVGNWDAGGITLPQGESGEIGSGHYTDQAQAWIAGRLWPLPFSDAAVQDTAVARETLAP
- the lonC gene encoding Lon family ATP-dependent protease, with amino-acid sequence MPQVYAARFRRKFGVEDEMSRYVGALYEMLSSVLGQDKVVLRAGKVNALKMMRSQNLPDRLCGLQRLVFEDPTLERATTRAQQRKTLAEIEEAMADVIAQRHAEDSIDKRVNEKMTERHQEYVKDLKLEALRETGGPETPASQAKLEELNALSQRSLAASALRQLRPQTLREVVGQEGAIRALLAKISSPYPQHTILYGPPGVGKTTVARLVLEVAKSRPYTPFAKDAPFVEASGTTLRWDPRETVNPLLGSVHDPIYQGSRREFADAGVPEPKLGLVTRAHGGVLFIDEIGEMDGPLQLRLLKVLEDKRVTFESSYYDESAPNVPEYVKRLFREGAPADFILIGATTRDPDDIDPAIRSRCAEIFFAPLTQHQIVSIVTGAIKRLGARAAQRVVQLVASYTIEGRKAVQIVADAYGQALYRLHPGRHVDGAVKKPSITEDDVHAVVRASRLVQHTLVKGRARREIGKSFGLGVLHHLGSIIEIEAVAFPASLKGKGTIRFNDTAGSMAKDSVFNATSVLRAMTGLDTADFDLHINVVGGGNIDGPSAGLAIFLALYSAVTRTPLPQDVAVTGELSIQGKVRAVGGIVEKLYAARQAGMRTVLLPRENLREVDRVLAGLKVAGVASVEHVLRELSRRRKTSSRR
- a CDS encoding S8 family serine peptidase, which codes for MIRGICFSILACLVGLANPAAAQTARTVVTDETQLPRFSYSMATPPSQLVVASDATFAAFLRAVESDVNRTLATYEIRDKATLSEYLSTRLAGQVLAGDAAGARGTVAQLRAVQSKPDRALLAGRLQLVYVNALTAQKTSGTSLNAVFAAADRAAVAPLPWSVVQDSVKATAGFEPVATRDQIVGRVGHDLDPIAAKTGTLDGPSARDLVQTRAQLALLPFLPVDAKILDAYIARHNVMKPDIWAARDVTLRASQVKMPVRIGILDSGVDPHDYPGLMYGGDSAQQHGLAFADDGTPSTSDTYPLPANVAADYPKLVNLMTGTSDMQSGIVSPEASAAQAYLRSLNVAQDEAFEHEMDFVGEYSHGSHVAGIASRGNPGARIVVARFDDNLPNLAFAPTVEWANRMAANFALIGAFFRDNDVRVVNMSWGDQVSEFEQWLAKTDPAGDAKQREAKAKALYVIWRTAVANMIARTPGTLFVAAAGNGDNDAAFAQDVPASLVYPNLITVGAVNQAGDPTGFTSYGQTVAVYADGYHVPSKIPQGYTVKFSGTSMASPNVTNLAAKLFAIDPSLTPIQVRALIVEGARPVPGGKLKLIDPKRSVTLLKAG
- a CDS encoding Nramp family divalent metal transporter, coding for MERSYGLGTSSSGTVAAAREVLAGTRRGWRALLPFTGPAFVASVAYMDPGNFATNIQGGAGFGYRLLWVVVLANLMAMLFQGLSAKLGIATGKNLAELSREHTPRSVSLGMWIVSEIGAMATDLAEFLGVIIALYLLFHVPMLIGAIVTGIVTYAILALHRYGFRTMEVVIGSLVGIIAICYVLETLLAKPNWSEVLYHSVVPWLGGSSSILLAVGIVGATVMPHAIYLHSALTQDRIVPEQPGHVGKIVRFAYFDVVIALTIAGLVNLAMMYMAAAVFHSRGHANVADITTAYRTLTPLLGSLAALVFLVSLMASGISSSVVGTMAGQVIMQSFVGFAVPLWLRRLVTMAPAVVVVALGLNVTQTLIISQVVLSFVLPVPMIALLILTSRRDTMGAMANRRWVTGLATVATVAILGLNALLIFQIGTR
- a CDS encoding gamma carbonic anhydrase family protein: MIIEYRGKRPRVAASAFVAPTAVLIGDVEIGPESSVWFGAVLRGDNGPIRVGARTSVQDNAVVHVSERGQTIIGDDVTVGHCAVMEDCTIGRHALIGSNATLLNGCTVGERSLIAAGSVVGENTPIPAGVVAAGAPAKVKKTLEGEAASWIERASEAYVTLSRSYLENQQRVET
- the rplI gene encoding 50S ribosomal protein L9; translated protein: MRLILLRDVAALGKRGDVVDVADGYARNYLLPRKLADEAGKGALAQRDAQQKARERRDLQELEEAKALAARLESAKLAVKAKAGGNGKLFGAVTNADVAAAIAGALSVDIDKHKIELSGQIKALGSYPVAIKLHRSVVAKATVDVVSA
- a CDS encoding GNAT family N-acetyltransferase, with the protein product MIRRVEDERDFQAFHELLVEYEADLTPVLRHGSVPSVDELERVYRGRSAAFLADRAGQIVGCVAVTELDARTGVIMRLFVRPESRGAGVARALVLRALEFLETAAYSRVVLDTDKEQLPAAYRLYQSVGFSECSPYTTVSYPCPTFMERRVGSHKK
- the dnaB gene encoding replicative DNA helicase yields the protein MTAQPLPSTIDRIPPHNLEAEMAVIGSVLVDRQMFAAVGEIVRPSDFYAHVHETIFGVLYELYERGEPLDKITVGEELRRRNVLERVGGLSYISALMDTVQTAGSARYYATIVREKSVLRSLIHAGTEITQLGYEGEEDVAQALDRSEQLVYTIGERRGVTEFMPVSRLMKDAFDHIDRLFHQRGDRTGLTSGYRDVDAMTTGFQPGNFVIIAARPGMGKTSFALNMAVAAARVEAEPIAFFSLEMSNSELIQRLICAEARISMNDMRRGNIKAHQWEDISRAMGELNELPLYLDDLGALTISDVRSRCRRLKSTVGLAAIFIDYLQLVRPAALSRNTNRNEELSEICRSLKMTAKDLAVPIIALAQLNRGVEIRSEKRPMLADLRDSGSLEQEADVVSFLYRDGYYNPETPEPDLTEFIIAKHRNGPTGAVKLRFQREYTLFLPYGDESHYPSP
- a CDS encoding metal-dependent transcriptional regulator, with amino-acid sequence MANKGKPDLLMVGTDRSHSRAREDYVKAIFQLGAGEPVRAAALARYLRVSRVSVSKAKRQLEQDGLLEADSTPSSPLRLTRRGNKLAVAMVRRHRLLETFLHRSLRVPLERVHAEAERIEHVVSDDLALRIATMLGRPQRDPHGHPIPYGDTLPRTKPLATLDTLAAGARARVVSLDDRDDEAVAAIAAAGILPGSMLRVEQNDRSGVRVRRGVRSVSLRRSHAALVRIGT